The following proteins come from a genomic window of Paucimonas lemoignei:
- the prsE_3 gene encoding type I secretion membrane fusion protein produces MTSMSKNQVDNFADLPTSDRKTRRLGFTILIVVFGIFGTWAAVAPIDGAVYAPGVVTVQTYRKTVQHLEGGIVKDVLARDGDMVKKGDPLIILDDAQLRAEYDMNHNQLIAARAMEARLEAERDNLPAIDFGTMTEADTPRGIEARMGETQVFNARRGARLGQIAVLQERIGQLQQQIKGTDDMIGTKVNLQKSYTGEIGELSELLTQGFVDKQRLLEQQRKLDMLKSEVADQRSSITKTRLQINETQLQILQINKDFNSDVAKQLSEVQTKAYDLQERTAAMADRLTRVIIRAPDDGMVIGMTVHTIGGVVRQATPLLDIVPSVSDLVVEAQVPPNDINRVAIGKNADIRFSAFNSATTPVIEGVVTSVSADRLTNEKTGMPYYLARVSVTAEGAKKLGDKKLLAGMPAEVLVKTGERTMLEYLLQPARNAISQSMIEE; encoded by the coding sequence ATGACCAGTATGTCCAAGAATCAAGTTGATAACTTCGCTGATCTGCCAACCTCTGACCGCAAAACGCGTCGCCTGGGTTTTACCATCCTGATTGTTGTATTTGGTATTTTCGGCACCTGGGCCGCGGTTGCGCCTATTGATGGCGCTGTTTATGCCCCTGGCGTAGTGACCGTACAGACTTATCGCAAGACGGTTCAGCACCTCGAAGGCGGCATCGTTAAAGATGTACTCGCCCGCGACGGCGATATGGTCAAGAAGGGTGATCCATTGATCATCCTCGACGACGCTCAGCTGCGTGCCGAGTACGACATGAACCACAACCAGTTGATTGCTGCTCGGGCGATGGAAGCACGGCTTGAAGCTGAGCGTGACAACTTGCCAGCCATCGACTTCGGCACCATGACTGAAGCCGATACCCCGCGTGGCATCGAAGCCCGAATGGGCGAAACCCAGGTTTTCAATGCCCGACGTGGCGCACGTCTGGGGCAGATTGCAGTTCTGCAGGAGCGAATCGGCCAGCTGCAGCAGCAGATCAAGGGCACCGATGACATGATCGGCACAAAGGTCAATCTGCAGAAATCCTACACCGGCGAGATCGGTGAGTTGAGCGAGCTGTTGACTCAGGGCTTTGTCGACAAGCAGCGCCTGCTGGAGCAGCAGCGCAAGCTAGACATGCTCAAGTCGGAAGTTGCCGACCAGCGATCGTCGATCACCAAGACCCGTTTGCAGATCAACGAAACTCAGTTGCAGATTCTGCAGATCAACAAAGACTTCAATTCAGACGTTGCCAAGCAGTTGTCAGAAGTCCAGACCAAGGCCTATGACCTTCAGGAACGTACTGCTGCCATGGCCGACCGCCTGACTCGCGTGATTATCCGCGCACCAGACGACGGAATGGTTATCGGTATGACTGTACATACCATCGGTGGCGTAGTGCGGCAGGCGACACCTTTGCTGGATATCGTTCCTTCGGTTTCCGATTTGGTGGTTGAAGCTCAGGTTCCGCCTAACGACATCAACCGAGTGGCGATTGGCAAGAATGCCGATATCCGCTTCAGCGCGTTCAACAGCGCAACAACCCCTGTCATCGAAGGTGTTGTAACCAGCGTTTCAGCCGACCGCCTGACCAACGAAAAGACCGGCATGCCGTATTACCTGGCACGTGTAAGCGTGACTGCAGAGGGTGCGAAGAAGCTGGGTGATAAAAAACTGCTGGCGGGTATGCCTGCTGAAGTGCTGGTCAAGACGGGTGAGCGCACCATGTTGGAATACCTGTTGCAGCCGGCGCGTAACGCAATCTCCCAGTCGATGATCGAGGAATGA
- the prsD gene encoding type I secretion system ATPase — protein sequence MRSSHDNSLQAALKACKSSFISVGIFSLFVNALMLVPTFYMLQVYGRVVTSGSISTLVMLTIIMTILVITMGSLEWIRSRIMVRVSTKLDVLLSRDVYRASFKRALESGGMDASAQPLNDLTGLRQFITGNGLFAFFDAPWLPIYIAVMFMFHPWYGWVAIGSAIILLILAYLNEKGTGKALGEANKENIAATLQTTKNLRNAEVIESMGMLSTLIQRWSNRQRKVLVLQSFASDKGGIVSSVSKTFRMLIQSLILGLGAYLAVNHEISPGLVIAGSVLLGRALAPIDLIIGSWKGFIAARSQYDRLNGIMDKLQAEPERMPLPAPQGHVLVDNLIIGAPGSKTPILRGISFGVPAGSVVGIIGPSASGKSTLARALMGVWVPQHGTVRLDGADISNWDKEQLGPYIGYLPQDIELFEGSISENIARFADVDADKVVKAAKTAGVHEMILLLPEGYDTVIGSEGVNLSGGQRQRVGLARAIYGTPRLILLDEPNSNLDEVGERALASAIHELKQTGSTIFVITHRTTILSQLDRILVMNAGGVSMYGPRDQVMEELNKQQIAAQQKAALAATGASASAGV from the coding sequence ATGCGTAGTAGTCATGACAACAGCTTGCAAGCTGCCCTGAAGGCTTGTAAGAGCAGTTTCATATCGGTCGGCATTTTCAGCCTATTTGTTAACGCGCTGATGCTCGTCCCGACCTTCTACATGCTCCAGGTTTATGGCCGGGTAGTCACGAGCGGGAGTATCTCCACGCTTGTGATGCTGACGATCATCATGACTATTCTCGTCATCACCATGGGCTCGCTGGAGTGGATCCGCTCGCGAATCATGGTCCGCGTCAGCACCAAACTTGACGTACTGCTCAGCCGGGATGTCTACCGCGCCAGCTTCAAGCGTGCTCTTGAGAGTGGCGGTATGGACGCATCCGCACAGCCCCTCAATGACCTGACCGGGCTAAGACAGTTCATCACAGGCAACGGGCTCTTTGCGTTCTTCGACGCCCCGTGGCTACCGATCTACATCGCGGTGATGTTCATGTTCCACCCTTGGTATGGCTGGGTGGCGATCGGCAGTGCAATCATCCTGCTGATCCTGGCTTATCTCAACGAGAAAGGCACCGGCAAGGCGCTGGGCGAAGCGAACAAGGAAAACATCGCGGCGACCTTGCAGACCACCAAGAACCTGCGCAACGCCGAAGTCATTGAATCGATGGGCATGCTCAGCACCCTGATTCAGCGCTGGAGCAACCGCCAGAGAAAAGTTCTGGTGCTCCAGTCCTTCGCCAGTGACAAGGGCGGCATCGTCAGTTCGGTATCCAAGACGTTCCGGATGCTGATCCAGTCGTTGATTCTCGGCCTGGGTGCCTACCTGGCAGTCAATCACGAAATCAGCCCCGGTCTGGTGATCGCAGGTTCTGTACTGCTCGGTCGCGCACTGGCCCCTATCGACTTGATCATTGGTAGCTGGAAAGGCTTTATCGCCGCCCGCTCACAGTACGACCGTCTCAACGGCATCATGGACAAGCTGCAGGCCGAGCCTGAGCGCATGCCTTTGCCTGCGCCTCAGGGCCATGTGCTCGTGGACAACCTTATTATTGGTGCGCCTGGCAGCAAGACCCCGATCCTGCGCGGGATCAGCTTCGGCGTTCCTGCCGGGTCCGTGGTTGGCATCATCGGCCCGAGCGCGTCTGGCAAATCGACACTGGCCCGCGCCCTGATGGGTGTCTGGGTACCGCAGCACGGCACCGTGCGACTGGACGGCGCCGACATCAGCAACTGGGACAAAGAGCAGCTGGGGCCTTACATCGGCTACCTGCCTCAGGATATCGAACTGTTCGAAGGCAGCATCAGCGAAAACATCGCGCGTTTTGCCGACGTTGACGCCGATAAGGTCGTCAAGGCCGCTAAGACTGCTGGCGTCCACGAAATGATCCTCCTGCTTCCTGAGGGTTACGACACCGTGATTGGTAGCGAGGGCGTCAACCTCTCCGGCGGTCAGCGCCAGCGCGTTGGTCTGGCACGTGCCATTTATGGCACCCCGCGCCTGATTCTGCTGGATGAGCCCAACTCCAACCTCGACGAAGTGGGCGAGCGCGCATTGGCCTCCGCCATCCATGAGTTGAAGCAAACCGGCTCGACGATCTTCGTGATTACCCACCGCACCACCATTCTTTCCCAGCTTGACCGGATTCTGGTCATGAATGCCGGTGGCGTAAGCATGTATGGTCCGCGTGATCAGGTCATGGAAGAGCTCAACAAGCAACAAATTGCTGCTCAACAGAAAGCCGCTCTCGCGGCAACAGGCGCTTCGGCTTCTGCCGGCGTCTGA